The nucleotide sequence AGGGGAAAAGGAACTCACCATCCATAATGGGCAAGCAGAGGTAGTGAAACGAGTGTTTGCGTTGAAAGAAGTATACAAGCGTATGTCCTTATCTAAGTTGGCAGAGGAATTAAATAACGAAGGGTATACAACCACACTAGGGAAATCTTTTACGAAAGTACAAGTGAAACGTATTTTAGACAGACAAAGCTTTTATGAAGGGCTTTATACATACGGAAACATTCAAGCAAATGGCAAACATGAAGCAATTATTTCAACCATGACTTAAAAATGGAGCTCATTTTCTTATATGTTGTTATGTAACGATGAAAATGCATAGGCTTTCGTACCAATGCGCACCGAAAGGTGAACGCTCGAACTAAGGTTGCCGGCATTTTCATTCTGTTGAAAAGGAGGATGCGTATATGCACGATAAACAAAAATACTTGTATGTGGGTGTAGACTTACATAAGCAACAACATGTAGGTGTTACCATTAATTGTTGGCAAGAGAAGCTAGGGGAAATAACATTTGATAATAAACCATCTGCTTTTTCTAAATTTCTATTAGAGGTAGATAAACAAAAAGAGGACGGAATGACCCTTGCATTTGGATTAGAAGATGTAGGTGGATATGGGCGATCGTTGGCACAGTTTCTAGCAGACCATGGGCAACTTGTAAAAGAAGTAAACCCTGCGCTTTCCTACGCGGAACGAAAAAGCCATATGACGACACAAAAAAGCGATAGTTGGGATGCGGAATGTGTCGCACGCATCTTAGTCAACAAACTGGAACACTTACCAGACGCGAAACCAGATGATTTATTTTGGTCTATTCAACAATTAGTATCGAGAAGGAATGCATTAGTAAAAGCGCAAGGCGCATTAAAGAACCAACTGCACATTCAATTGAACCACCATTATCCAAGCTATAAAAAGTTTTTCTCCGAGGTGGATGGAAAAACAGCATTAGCGTTTTGGGAACGTTACCCATCGCCATCTAGTTTACAAGGTGTCACAATCAAGCAATTAACCACTTTTTTATTAGATGCGAGTAACAATACATGTTCTGTGAAAAAAGCGAGTGAAATAGTGAAGCTAGTTGAAGAAGATGGACTGACAAAGAAACAATACCAAGAAACTAGAGACTTTCTAGTGAGAAGCATCGTCCGAGATATATCCTTTAAAAAGAAGGAAATGGGCTATGTGGAACGAGAATTAAAAGAGTTAATGAGCTTACTAGACTTTCAACTAAATACAATGCCAGGGATTGAACTCGTCACAGCATCTGCCTTAATTGCGGAAATTGGCGATGTAAGACGTTTCCCGAGTGCCAACAAATTAGCACGATTCGCAGGGATTGCGCCTGTTTACTTTGGCTCTGGTGGAAAAGGAAAGATGCATAAAAGCAAAAGCGGAAATCGGGCGCTACACGCTTTATTTTACAACCTAGCAGTCCAACAAGTGCAAGTAGCAAAGGGAAGTAAACTGCCACGAAACCCAGTGTTCCATACTTACTATCAAAGAAAACAAAAAGAAGGCAAAACAAAGGGGCAAGCATTGGTTTGCATTATGAGAAGGCTAGTGAATATTGTATACGGATTGATGAAGTACAAAACAGCCTATGAATTGCCGATAATACAAGAGAAAGAAGAAGTTTTATAGGGTTTCAAAACGGTTGTTTTTTTATTAGTAGCTTTTAAGATTACAACATAGGGTACGGGAAAAAGTAATTTAGAAGTTAAATTTACAAAAAAATAACTTGCAACTAAACCGTCATATTCACCCACTCCAGATAAATGGACAAAAAAAGGCGGTACAGTAAAAGTTGATGAAGATGGTACTTGGGTATATACAAATAAGAAGGGACAGACTGTAAGATACCCTAATGGTTATCCGGATTTCACTGAATACTCACACCCAACTGTTAAGCCTGTAGAAATTGAGATTGCAAGTCCAACCAATCGTCCTTTAGATTATAAAAACGCTAATATAAAGGCGAAATTGGATAAGTATTCTAATCCACCAGTACCATTAATGAATAAGCCACCATTAGGATATATATGGCACCATCACCAAGATGGAAAAACAATGGTTCTTGTTCAAGAAAAAATTCACGCTGAATTTACTCATACGGGAGGAGTATCGAGTGTGAATAAAAAGAGATAAGAAGAGGAGTATTAATATGGCTGAAATTTTGAATTCACATAAAAAGCTTTCGTTAGAAGAAATTAAGGAATTTGAAACAGAAAATCAAGTAAGCTTTACTAAAAATTATATGGAATTTTTAATTCGATGGAACGGCGGATATCCTGAGCCCAATTTGTTTAAGATTTCTGACGAACAGGGAGTAAGTGCATTAAATCAATTTTATGGGATTGGTGACATGTATAGTAATTTAGCGGATTACATTGATATATACGAATATAGGTTACCTGATGGATTTATCCCGATTGCAAACGATTCTGGAGGGAACGTAATATGTTTAGGTACCAAGGAGCCCTATTATGAAAAAATACATTTTTGGGATCATGAACAAGAACCAGAAGATCCTGATGATATGAGTAATATGTATTTTTTAGCAAATGATATTGATGAATTCTTGAATAATCTATATGAGGACACTGAAGAATAAAAAGGAATACTAGCAATAAATTAAATTATACAGCCAACTTTAAAGCACTTGATTGTCACATAGACAACAAGTGCTTTTTTTGAGAAATTTATGCATTTGGACAACATAATGCTTTTGAAATTCAAACTCATGATTGTTGTACCAACAAGGCATTATGTTTTAATACTTGATTTCTGAAAATAATAATGATAAATAGCCGAGATGACATTTTACTCGGCAGTTGGACTTATGATACTGCCAAACCCGCAAACTAACGATAATGACATAGCTCATTCTAGTGAGAAGTTTTGTCCGAGACATTTCGTTTAAAAAGAAGGAATGAGCTATGTGGAAAGAGAATTAAAAGAGTTAATGAGCTTATTAGACTTTCACCTAGACTCCATGCCAGGCATTGATCTTGTAACAGCATCTGCTTTAATTGTAGAGATAGGTGAAGTAAGAACGGTTTCCAAACGCAACAAAATAGCACGATTAGCGGGATAGCGCCAGTTTACTTTGGCTCTGGTGTGTTTTAACAGTTTGAACAAGGGTTGATATAATGACCAAGAGATCAGTCATGCTTATGAGGAACTTTCCAAAATGCCGATGCGTACTTAATAGGTGTGGTAGGTGAAGAGAAGAAAGAGATTGATACTAGAGGAAGAACTTCTTAAAATGTGACTGCTTTCTGACAATAAACTAAATCGAGTTTTGCGTAAGCTCTAAGGTGAAATACAGAAGAGTGTAGAAAGAAAAATAGCAAACACTTCAAGGAGGCAGTTATACATGAAAAAATCTATTTTTTCTATATTGATTATTTCACTCTTAATGGTTCTAGCAGCATGTGGTGGCGGAGATAGTTCTGAAGGCGACTCATCTGAGGACAGCTCATCTGGAGATAATACAACAGAAGAAACGGACAGCTCCAGTGAAGAAGCGGACTCAACACTTGATATCGCGGCAACTGACTTTAAATTTGATAAGGAGAATTACACAGCTTCTGCTGGTGAAGTTACAGTGAACCTTACCAATGAAGAAGGCAAACATGGTGTTCAGATTCAAGGAACAGATTTGAACCTTCAAGAGGAAGGATCAGGAACTGTTAATCTCGAACCTGGAGAATATAAAATTAATTGCAGTGTGCCATGTGGGGAAGGACATTCCGATATGGTTGCAACGTTAACCGTTAAATAAGAGATACACTAGCACAGATCAACCTTTATTTTAAGGTTGATCTGCTTTTTTGTTATAAAGAATGTTTTGAATAACAATTCTATGGGGCGCAATATTAAAGATGAGAAGGAAAGGTTGGAGTAGATAGTTTTTATAAATACTTAACCGGGTATGGGTAACCAAGTTTGATTATATCTTGCCAATAGTTAACAACATCTAAAGAAGAATATTTCTATAAGGAGGCTCAAGATGGCTGAGAACATCAAAAAGGATCACCAACATGAACATGGAAAACACGAAACAGACCACGATCCAAATCATCACAGTCATGAAGGAGACGAAGATCATGATCACGGGCACGGCGATCATGACCATCACGATCATGGTGATATGATTAATGATTTCAAAAAGCGGTTTTATATTTCCTTAATACTAACTATCCCAATTTTGGTCCTATCACCTATGATCCAGGATTTTATAGGTGTAGACTGGAGATTTCCTTTTGATCAATGGATATTGTTTGGTTTATCTACCGTGGTTTTCTTTTATGGTGGTTGGCCTTTCCTGACCGGTGCTATTAGTGAGCTGAAGCAAAAGAATCCTGGAATGATGACGTTAATCGGATTAGCGATTTTTGTTGCCTACGGTTATAGCTCTCTAGTGGTTTTCGGTTGGAGCGGTAAGAATTTCTTCTGGGAGCTTGCTACGTTAATTGACATCATGCTGCTAGGACACTGGATCGAGATGCGGTCGATTATGGGGGCTTCCAATGCATTGGACGAACTGGTCAAACTAATGCCAAATCAAGCTCACAGGGTTAAAGAAAATGGAGATACGGAAGATGTAGAGGTATCAGAGCTTGATCCTGGAGATCGCGTGCTCGTCAAACCTGGCGAAAAGGTTCCTGTTGATGGAGTTATCGTAGAGGGTAAATCCG is from Halalkalibacillus sediminis and encodes:
- a CDS encoding IS110 family transposase yields the protein MHDKQKYLYVGVDLHKQQHVGVTINCWQEKLGEITFDNKPSAFSKFLLEVDKQKEDGMTLAFGLEDVGGYGRSLAQFLADHGQLVKEVNPALSYAERKSHMTTQKSDSWDAECVARILVNKLEHLPDAKPDDLFWSIQQLVSRRNALVKAQGALKNQLHIQLNHHYPSYKKFFSEVDGKTALAFWERYPSPSSLQGVTIKQLTTFLLDASNNTCSVKKASEIVKLVEEDGLTKKQYQETRDFLVRSIVRDISFKKKEMGYVERELKELMSLLDFQLNTMPGIELVTASALIAEIGDVRRFPSANKLARFAGIAPVYFGSGGKGKMHKSKSGNRALHALFYNLAVQQVQVAKGSKLPRNPVFHTYYQRKQKEGKTKGQALVCIMRRLVNIVYGLMKYKTAYELPIIQEKEEVL
- a CDS encoding SMI1/KNR4 family protein — translated: MAEILNSHKKLSLEEIKEFETENQVSFTKNYMEFLIRWNGGYPEPNLFKISDEQGVSALNQFYGIGDMYSNLADYIDIYEYRLPDGFIPIANDSGGNVICLGTKEPYYEKIHFWDHEQEPEDPDDMSNMYFLANDIDEFLNNLYEDTEE
- a CDS encoding cytochrome C oxidase subunit II: MKKSIFSILIISLLMVLAACGGGDSSEGDSSEDSSSGDNTTEETDSSSEEADSTLDIAATDFKFDKENYTASAGEVTVNLTNEEGKHGVQIQGTDLNLQEEGSGTVNLEPGEYKINCSVPCGEGHSDMVATLTVK